In Pelodictyon luteolum DSM 273, the genomic stretch CTTTCCCTCCCAGCTGCGCCGGTGGTATGCATAGCCTGCGATGAGCGGCATGGCGATGGTGGCCTCGGCGTACACCATCTGCTCAAAGACGGTGTCGACCTTACCCCAGGAGCTGGCCTCTTTGAGGGTTGAGCCGGAAAGTGCGCCGTCACGCTCGTCGGCAACGGTGATCTGCACCGCATACGTGTGCATGGAAACGTCCTCGTAGCCAAGCACCTCGGCAGCGACGACGATATCCTGAGTGAAGTTCTTCGGTACGCCTCCACCGATCATGAAGATGCCGGTCCGGTCGTTTTCGATCTTGATGCGGGTAAGTTCGCGGAAATCCTTCACCGAATCGATGCTGACATGGCTTCCGGGGTTGTTCCACTGGTGGTGCACCAGCCCGAATCCGGCAGAGCAGTCGGAGAATGCCGGGCAGAAGATCGGCACACCCTTTTCATACGCCTTGTAGACTATGGAGTTGCGGTCGTGTCCGTTCGCCTCGATGTACCGGGCCATCTCAATGATGAATTCGCGCGAGGAATAGGCACCGTGCGGCATGGAGTCGGCGATCTTTCCTGTGGTCTCGTCGCAGACGCGCAGGTCGTCCTCATCGATGTAGGTGTCATAGATGCGGTCGACATGCATGTCGCGCAGGATGGCGTCATCGATGAAGGGGGTTCCCTTGTAGTGGCGGAATCCGAGAGCCTCGAAGAAGTCCTGGTCGACGATGTTGGCACCGGTGGAAACAATGGCGTCCACCATGTTGTTCTCAAGCATGTCGATGATGACCTGCTTCAGGCCGGAGCTGATGAGCGAGCCGGCAAGCGTAAGGATGACGGCGCACTCATGATCCTTCTGCATTCGGTCGACGATTGATGCCGCTCGCGCAAGATTGCGGGCCTGGAAGGCCGTATCGGCCATCTGGTCGATGAGCGGGACGACGTTCGTCTCTTTGATGTCGATGTGCTTTACCTGATCGGAAAGCAGTTCCTGTTTAGTGATAGCCGATGCCATGGCGGACTCCCTTGCCTGTTGTTCAGTAAAAATTAAAAGATCAAATAAAAAAAGGAGAGCAAGCTGACTATATCACACACCTGAATTGCCGGATGCTGCTTCCTTCCGGATCTGACATGGTTGGGCAACCAAGTGTTGTATAGGACTTACTCTCCAATAATAGAGGTTTTCGACATGTTCTTCTGTGAAGAGAATGCAACAAAAGAAAATCGAAACAAGTTGCATAATATAGCGCAGCGGGCTCAAAAAACAAACATAGCCCTTTTATCTTTATCCGAACTGTTATAACTTCTTTGAATTTCACCACCAAGCCTCCTGGAGGCGCACTGCCGCCCGTTGCGGCAACATTCATTTTATGGGAACACAGAGGATTTTGAGCGGGATGCGGCCGACCGGAAAGCTGCACCTCGGCCACTACACAGGAGCGCTTGAAAACTGGATTGAACAGCAGAACCTCAGGGCCCCTGACGGCTCAAGGCTCTATGAGACCTGCTTTCTCATCGCCGACTACCACAGCCTGACCACCTCGCTCGACACCAGCGAGATTTACGGCCATACCATCGACATGCTCACCGACTGGCTCGCTGCAGGCGTCGACCCGGAAAAAAGCCCGGTCTTCCGCCAGTCGCAGGTCAAGGAACATACAGAGCTCTTCCTCATCTTCTCGATGCTCATCACCTCGGCCCGCCTGGAGCGGAACCCGACCCTGAAGGAGCAGGTCCGCGATCTGCAGATGGAATCCCTTACCTACGGGCATCTCGGCTATCCGGTGCTTCAGGCCGCCGACATCCTGCTCTACAAGGGAAGCGTCGTTCCCGTCGGTGAAGACCAGATCCCGCATGTCGAGATCACCAGAGAGATCGCCAGGAAGTTCAACAACCACTACCCGCACCCGACGAAAGGCGAAGTATTCCTGGAGCCCGAACCGAAAATCACGAAATTCTCGCGCCTCGTCGGCCTCGACGGGAAGGCGAAGATGTCCAAGTCACTCGGAAATACCATCCTGCTTTCGGACGGGCCCGATGAGGTCCAGAAAAAGATGCGCAATGCCGTGACCGACACGCTGAAACAGAGAAAAAACGATCCCGGCCGACCCGAAGTATGCTCCGTATTCAGTTATCACAACCGCTTCAGCAACCCCGAGCGGCTCTGCAGCATCGAAGAGGACTGCCGCTCGGGAGCGCTCGGTTGCGTCGACTGCAAGCGGATGTGCGCCACAGCCATCTCCGAAGAGCTTGCACCGATCCTCGAGAGGAGAAAACAGTATGAAGGCAACCCGGGGCTCGTTCGTTCGATCCTGCTTGAAGGTGAAAACAAAGCGAGAGTGATTGCCAATGAGACCATGCAGGAAGTCCGCGCTGCAATGCAACTGGGAGAACAGTAATGGAACATGCCACGACACAGGCCTTCATTTTCGACATGGACGGAGTCTTGACCGACAACATGCACCACCATGCCGAATCCTGGGTACAGCTGTTCCGCGACTACGGACTCGAGGGAATGGACGCACAGCGCTATCTGGTGGAAACCGCCGGCATGAAAGGCCATGACGTCCTCCGATACTTTCTTGATCCGGCCATCAGTGCCGAGGAGGCTGAAAAGCTTACAGAGCTGAAGGACTTCCTCTACCGTGTCATGTCGCGTGACCTTATAGCGCCGATGGCGGGCCTTCTCTGCTTTCTCGACACCGCCCGCAGCCACGGCATCAAACTGGCCATCGGTACCGGAGCAGGGCCTAAGAACATTGCGTTCGTGCTCCGCCTTCTCGGGCTGGAGAATGCATTCAGCGCCATCGTATGCGCCGATGACGTTCCCCACGGCAAACCCGCCCCGGATATCTTTCTCCGCGCAGCAGAACTTGTAGGCGCCCCTCCATCCTCATGCATCGTCTTCGAAGATGCACTGCCCGGTCTTGAAGCGGCAAGAAGCGCCGGAATGGCCGCCGTCGGCCTCACCACAACGAACAGCGCCACTGAACTTGCCGGGTTTGACAACGTGGTCCGGGTCATCGACGACTTCACAGGCCTTGATCCCCTCGCGCTCATGCGGCTCGCCGCCGGCCGGCATCAATCGAATCCAGCTTAACACCAGCAATGCAATCATTCCTCGTAGCAGAGATCCAGAACGCCCTCCGCTCGGCCTCAGTCACTACCGGCCAGTCTATCATCATCGAAAAGCCAACTTCGCCGAAGTTCGGTGACTATGCCACAAACATCGCATTTCTTGCGGCAAAAGAACTCAAGCGGAACCCCCGCCAGCTGGCCGAAGAGCTTACCGGCCATTTCCGCTTTCCGGAAGGGACAGTCACAAAAACAGAAGTTGCCGGCCCCGGATTCATCAACTTCTTCATGGAACCGGCGTTCATCATGCAGTCGGCCGAACGGGTGTTCAGAGAAGGTGCGGAATACGGGAAGGGACGCGAGGGTCAGGGAAAGACCGCCATTGTCGAATATGTGAGCGCCAACCCGACCGGACCGCTCACCATAGGACGTGGGCGCGGCGGTGTCCTCGGTGACTGCATCGCCAACCTGGCAGAGGCGCAGGGGTACCATGTTAACCGTGAATACTATTTCAACGATGCCGGCCGACAGATGCAGATTCTCGGCGAATCGGTGCGGTACCGCTATATGGAACTGTGCGGCAGAACCATCGACTTCCCCGACACCCACTACAAGGGCGGCTACATCGGTGAGATTGCCGAAAAGATCCACAGCGAGCACGGTGAAGATCTTCTTCATGTGGAATCCATCGAACCGTTCCGCAGCGAAGCCGAATCCATCATCTTCAGCTCAATCCAAAAGACACTCGGAAGGCTCGGCATCGTCCATGATTCGTTCTTCAACGAGCATACCCTCTACACTGCCGACCTGAACGGCATTTCGCCCAACCAGAACGTTATCGACCGCCTGCGGGAGAAAGGATTCATCGGGGAATACGATGGGGCGACATGGTTCCTCACGACAAAGCTCGGCCAGGAGAAAGACAAGGTGCTCATCAAATCTTCAGGGGAACCAAGCTACCGCCTGCCGGACATTGCCTACCACGTCACCAAGTATGCCCGCGGCTTTGACATGATCATCAACGTGTTCGGAGCAGACCATATTGACGAGTATCCGGACGTTCTCGAGGCGCTGAAAATCCTCGGCCACGATACCGCACATGTCCGAATCGCCATCAACCAGTTCGTCACGACGACGGTGAACGGCGAAACTGTCAAAATGTCCACCCGAAAGGGAAACGCCGACCTGCTCGACGACCTCATTGACGACGTCGGCCCTGATGCCACACGCCTCTTCTTCATCATGCGCAGCAAAGACTCGCACCTGAACTTTGATGTAGAGCTGGCAAAGAAGCAGTCAAAGGACAATCCGGTCTTCTACCTGCAGTATGCCCATGCGAGGATCTGCAGCCTGCTCCGGCTGGCCTGGAGCGAAATAGGCTTTGATGCTGCGAAACGTCCCGAACCGGGCGTACTGATGCGCCTCACCACCCCTGAAGAACTGCAGCTTGCCTTCGGTATTCTGGACTTCGGTGAAGCGTCACGCTCGGCGTTCAGGATGCTTGAGCCGCAGAAGATGGTCGACTACATGCATTCGATCGCAGAACTCTTCCATCGCTTCTACCAGGAGTGCCCGATCCTTAAGGCAGAGCCGGAAATTGCAGAAGCCAGACTCTTCCTTGCTGTGGCTGTTCGCCAGGTACTCCAGAACGGATTCAGGATCCTCGGAATCTCTGCACCGGAATCCATGTAGGCGTATGGATACGCCGGCAGCTACGCCTCGCGGTAGAGCCCTTCGGAAAGGATGTACTGCATGACAGTCTCCGGAACAAGCCCCCGCAACGATTTGCCCGTCGCGCTAAACTCACGCACCATGGTCGAGGATACCGGGGCATCGAATGCAATGCATCGCACCCGGCTGTCTCCGGCAATCTCATCTGACTCATCTTCTCCTCTGCGCCTGAACACCGCTACATCTGCAAGCGCAAATATGCCCTCCGGGTCCCTCCACCGCGGGAAGTCCTGATAACTGTCCTCTCCGACAATGAGGGTCAGGTTGGCATCGGGATGAGAGGAACGGACAAATCTGAGCAGGTCGACGGTATAGGACGGGCGCGGCTGCTGCAGTTCCCAGCCGGTTACTTCAGCGTTCATGCCGGTCCGGTTGATTTCAAGGGAAAGCAGCTCAGCCATGTCAAGCCGTTGCCTGTCGGAAGCGCCGCATGCGGGCTTAAGGGGGTTGTCTGAAACGGAAATCAGGATACGGTCGGCAGGAAGGAGCTCCCGGGCAAACAGCGCCATAGCAAGATGGCCGTTATGCGGCGGATCGAAAGTCCCGCCGAAAACCGCAAGGTGCACAAGGAGACCCGTCAGGAATTGCTGAAGTTCCGCATGATCTCCTCACGCAGATCCTTCATCTCTTCAAGATCCTCAGGGTAGCTCTGGAGATAGCTATCAAGCGCTCGCCGGGCATCGAACCACTTTCCACGCTTGACCTGCACCTCGACGAGGCCCGACTGGGCTTTCTTCATCCAGGGGGTATCGCCGTAGTTACGCACCACGTTCTCAAAGTAGATGGCGGCCGCCTTGTACTTTTTCAGCTTCACATACTGTGTTGCTATGGAGTATGTTGCCGCACCTAGCTTGTCGTGCAGCACGGGAATCGCAGCAGAGGCATATTTAACGCTGTCCTGGCGGGCCATGGCCAGCTTTGCAGCCTCATAGCCACGCTGGTAGGAAGCACGGGATGGATCGATCTTCAGAAGCTCGCTGTAGGTGTCGAGATCGCGGGCAGTCGAGGCGGCATCATTCAGACTGTACTCGGCCAGATACTCCGAAAAAGCCTCAATGGCTCTACGGGTATACTCCTGATCGCGCTCGTATGCCGGAGAAAGCTGCTCGTAGGACTTGGCCAGCATGTAACGTGAAGCTTCCCGGTAGGGAGAGGAGGGTACCTGCTGCAGAAGGCGATCATACATGTCGGAGGAAAGCAGGTACTGCTTGGAGGCATAGTAGGACTGCGCGAGAAGAAAAAGCACATCATCCTCAAGCGGGGTTGCGCGGGAGGCAAACAGCTGCGGCTCAAGCGATGCCGCCGCATTCTCGTATTCCTTTTTCTGATAGAGTTCGGTCGCATTCCTGTAGGCAACACTTACCTGCTCCTCGGCGCTCATCTTCGGTCGGCTTGATGAGCACGACGCAAGCGTGAGGGTGATGGAGAGCAGCAACAGTAACGGGAGAATACGGATGCCTGAAAAGGATGTAGCCTGCGGGATTTTCTTGACCGCCATAGTGACTCCGTTATGCAATTGTGTCCGGAACATGGTCCCGTGTCATTGTAAAAGTATGCAGGGCTGGATGTGGAGCTTAGGGGAGTCGAACCCCTGACCTTCTCATTGCGAACGAGACGCTCTACCAACTGAGCTAAAGCCCCGGAACGGCGCCAGACGGCACCTTCTATAAAACAGTAACAGCCTGCACGAGGCAGGCTGTGAATGCGTATTCCGCCTGCTGCGGCTGCAGAGAGGGAGCCCCCCCCGGCTATCTCAGGCTTCTTCGACTGACAGGGTCCGGCGGAGAACCTGCAACTGATGGCGGATGCTCCCGTCAAGAATCGTATCGCCGATCTGGACTGACACGCCGCCTATCATTTCAGGGTCAAGAGTCATGCGGGCCCTGACATGCTTGCCTGTATATGCGGCAAGTCCGTTGACCAGCTCTTTTGCCTGCTCCCCGCTGAGTTCCGTCGCACTGGTCACATCGGCGTTGACCACCCCGTTCTTCTCATCGAGCAGCACCTTGAATTCAGAGGCTATCCCGCGCAGGATTCCGGCCCGTTTCTTCCGTGCGATAAGCGACAGGAAACGCATCATCCGTTCTCCTACCCTTCCCCGGAAAATCTCTTCGAGTATATGTGTCTTGCGGTCGCCGTTGATCAGCGGGCTTGCAAGCACGCGGACCAGGTCGCGGGAACCGGCAAGGGTTTCGCCGATCATCTCCATCTCAGCCGTCACATCGTCGAGGAAACCGCCCTCGTCTGCAGCGCTAAGAAGGGCATAAGCATATCGGCGGCTTGCAATTACACTTGACATTTCAGGCCCGTTTTCAGTTACGATTGGTGGAAAGATCCTGGATCATGCTGTCCACGACCTTTTTCTGCACATCAGCATCCAGCACGCCGCGAATAATTTTCTCAGCGCCACGGACGGCCAGATCTGCAACTTCGTTGCGGAGCTCGGCAAGCGCACGGCGCTTCTCCTGCTCAATTTCTTCTTTTGCGGCACTGATCATCTTCTGCGACTCCTGATGAGCCTTTTCAGTGATCTCCGCACGGATCTTCTCGGCATATTCCCTGCCTTCGCGGATGACCCTGTCGGCTTCTGCATCGGCTTTGGCAAGCAACTCCCTGTTCTGGCGGAGGATTGCTTCAGACTCTTCTTTCGCACCGTGTGCACGGTCGATGGAAGACTGGATACCTTTCTCGCGCTCTTCAAGCGCACTGATGATCGGACCCCAGGCTATCTTCTTCAAGATGATGAGCACGAGGACGAAAGTGATGGTCGTCCAGAAAATCAAACCGGGTTCAGGGCTCAGAAGACTGCCGGCAAGTAGGATGTTTCCCGACGTAAGCATGGACAATGTTTACCGTTAACGGTTGATAAAATCCGATTGCGGCCGAGGCGAACCCTGCCGCAATCGGGATGACTTCTGTGTCGCTCTCGTAGGCTTAGAAAAAGCTTACTTGAGGGCGAGAAGCACACAGATAACCTCACCGAACAGCGCAACACCCTCGATAAGAGCAGCTGCGATGATCATGGTGGTACGGATATCGGAAGTTGCCTCAGGCTGGCGGGCGGTACCCTCTGCCGCAGAAGCTGCGATGTTACCGATACCAAGGCCTGCGCCGATGACTGCAAGGCCGGCGCCGAGACCTGCGCCCAAATAACCCAATCCAATTCCTTCCATCTTGTAATTACCTCCGTTTGTTGTTTTAAGTTGTTCGCTAACGCTGACTAGCAGTATTGAACCTGTTGATGAAAAGCCGAAAAATACTACTTATTCCCCAATAATCCAGACATCTTTTCAGTGGTGCGCCGCTTCGGCCTCACCGCCCTCATGCGCCGTGGCAAGCCCGATGAAGAGCGCCGAGAGCATGGTGAAGATGAAGGCCTGCAGGAACGCCACGAAAATCTCAAGCAGGTAGATGAAGATTGAAAAGGGGACCGATACTGCAGCCGCGACGACATAGCTCTTAAGGATGAAGCTGATGAAGATCAGGCTGAGAATGACGATATGACCGGCCGTCATGTTTGCAAACAGACGGACAGTGAGCGCAAACGGCTTTGTAAAGAGGCCGATCACTTCGATCGGGATCATGATGATCCAGAGCGACCAGTGGGTACCTGCAGTCAGGTGCGTGAGATAACCTTTCAGCCCGTGAGCCTTGAGAGAGGCGGCCTGGGTGATGAAGAACGTGAAGACTGCGAGCGTCAGAGTAACGTTGATGTTGCCGGTGGCCGTCGCGCCGTAGGGAATGAGACCGAGGATGTTGCAGAGCAGGATGAACATGAACACCGTCAGCAGATAGGGCAGATGAGCCTCGTAGCCGTGGCCGATGTTTGACTTGGCCACGTCGAGGCGGATGAACTCGACGAGCGCCTCCATGGTGTTGGCCACGCCGGAAGGCGCGGTCTTCGGGGTGATCTTACGGTAGGCTGCGCCGACAAAGGAAAAAAGGACGAGGAGAATGGCCGAAACGATCCAGAGCATCACAACGTGCTTCGTGATGGATATGTCGATGCCGAAAACCGGGGGAAGGGTGGGAAGATGGATCGTGCCGAAAGGCTCGAAGGAGAAACTGTGAGAGTTGAGGATGTGATGCATGATCACGTCGCCTGCCTTCTCATCTTCGTGCCCGGCAGGCTCTGCGTGAGCAGGCTCCAGGGCGGGGTCGACTGCGGCCTCAGCGTGCGCAGCGACGACGGCGGCAACCGGGGCGGCATGCTCTTCGGATGCCTGCACCGGCAGGTATGCATTCAGCAGAAGTGGCGCCAGAAGCGCCATGACCCTAAAAAAACCTTTGATCTGAATGACTTTGACCCGTTTCATGCAGCGTTCTTTTTCTGTTTGTTCTTCCGTTGGTAGCCGAGGATTTCGACGATCACATAAATACAGTAAAAAGCGAAAAACGAGAGCACGAAATCGTTGATGACGGCCAGGTCCCTCAGAATGACGAGGGCGACGAGGACCATCAGGACGAGAAGCCTGACAACGAGACCGCCGAACACCACTTTGGTGAACACCTGCGATTCCCGGTCAAACGCGTACTCAAAGAGCAGGTAGCCGGCAAGCGTGTTCGTGACGATCATGACCCAGGCAATGAAAACCGAGCGGAGATCCACGCTGCCGGGTGCAAGCCCGTAGGCTATCACCCCCCATAAAATGACGGACAAGATACATAACTTTAACAGAAAATCAAACAATGGTTTCATCGCCGGGGCTGGTTCTGGTTAACGGGGGTGCCTCCCTTTGCGGTTGGCTGCACGGAGCACCTTCCACAGCACAAGCGACATTCCGGCCATGCCGAGAAGGACGCCGAGCAGGAGAAGGAAGGGGGAGGATCCGAGCTGCTCGTCTGCCCAGTAGCCGAGCAGCACAAACAGGGCAAAGCTCACGGCAATCTGCAGGCCGATGCCCAGATAGTCCGAGAGTGCGCGGACAGAACGGCCGAAATAGTCCGGGAATCGCTCATCATCCTGCTTCTGCATCGTCCGGCCCCCCTCTGGTTGCACTAGGTAGCTCTCATCTGTCCATGAAGATAACACTCTTGCCCGACATCGTGAAGCTCCCGGTGCATTTAGGCGAAAGGAGATTCGCGTTGCAGGAAATTGCTATTTTCCACCCAAAGGCCGGACGCGGAAGGCTACGGCATGGCAACCCCCGGAAATACACAACTGAATTATGGAACAGGAACAGCATCTCCGCCATGAGGGCAATGCGGCATTCATCACCCCCGAAACCTTCGGCAGCTCCGGCGGCATCCTTGCACTGCAGAGCACGCGCCGGGGCGGCCTGAGCCCCGACCCATGGAGATCCCTCAACCTCGGGGAAAACACCCGCGACGACCCTCAGCGGGTACAGAATAATATGCAGGTCCTGGCCTCAGCGGCCGGCTTCGATGCATCGCGGACCGTCGGATCCCTGCAGGTTCACGGCACTGAGGTGCTCCATGCCCGGCAGCCCGGACGCCACAGCGGTTACGATGCATTCATCACCGACACCCAAGACCTCTGGCTCTGCATCTTCACCGCCGACTGCCTGCCGGTGTTCCTCTATGATCCGGAACACCGTGCCGTCGGCGCAGCGCACGCAGGATGGCAGGGAACAGCCGCAGGGATAGCCGTAAAGACCCTGCATGCGATGGGGGAAGCGTTCGGATCACGGCCGGAATCCTGCGAAGCATGGATCGGCACAGGGATCAGCGGAAAAGAGTACGAGGTGGGGGCGGAAGTTGCCGCGGCATTTCCAGAGGAATGCAGTATTCCGGGCGATGAGGGAAAACGCTTTCTGGACCTTGCTGCGGCCAACCGCATGCAGCTCCTGCAGGCGGGAGTGGCCGGAGGGCAAGTGGAGCATGCGCCCTACTGTTCCTTCAGGGACGAAGGGATGTTCTTCTCCTACCGGCGGGACAACGGCCGGACGGGAAGGATGGCTGCGGTAATCGGTATCAGGCCCGGCAGTCCTCACCCTTGACAGCGACCAGCATGGTGCCGATCCTGTCTTCAAGCTCACGGATTCTCTCAAGCTCACCCGGGCTCAGCTCCTCAAAGGATGCCTCGCACCCGGAGAATGAAAGGATCGTCTTGCCAAGCTCCCTCTCCAGACTCCGTATCTCCTCGATCTGGGACTGGGTTAATGCAGAAAGGGTTGGAAGCATCGGCCACCTCCTGTTGGATTATGTTCGCGTTTGACTCATTCCTCTAACTCACCGTCCACTCCAGAAAGAGCGCACATAACGTAATTATAACACATAGGCTGAACACCGCACAGTTGTTTCATAACAGCATTTAGCCTAAATTTAAATTTTACTGTGTTCGGTATTCTCCTTCTTACAACAATAAGCATAACGCCAACCATGAACGAAATAGCGTTACTGAAACAAAACCACAGAGCCAACGAGCTGATTTTCAAGGGACTTGTGGAATTCGGATGTTTCAAGGCCGCCCTGGAACTCGATCTTTTCGCCCTGCTTGCAGATGGAGCAAAAGATACTGCAACTCTGGCCAGAGAAGCAGGTGCTGTACCCCCGAGGCTCGGCATGCTCCTTGAGGCTCTCCGCCAGATCGGCGTAACTACTGAAAATGCCGGCCAGTGGGACCTCACCCCGATGGCAAGAACCATGTTCGTCCCCGCTGCCGATCAACCCAACATGTTTATGGTTCCGGTGGCCAAAGCCATGGCGCACCTTGCCGACAGCTTCTACCTGAAAATGGCCGATGCGGTCAAGGGAAATCTCAACTTCAAGGGCGAAGTACCCTATCCGCCTGTAACACGCGAAGACAACTGGTACTTCGAGGAGATCCACCGAAGCAACGCCCATTTCGCCATCAAACTCCTGCTTGAAGAGGCCCGCCTTGAAGGCACCAAAACCCTTGTCGACGTCGGAGGCGGCATCGGCGACATCTCCGCAGCCCTTCTGAAAAAGCATCCGCAGCTCGACTCCACCATCCTCAACCTTCCCGGCGCCATCGGCCTGGTCGATG encodes the following:
- a CDS encoding AtpZ/AtpI family protein; this encodes MQKQDDERFPDYFGRSVRALSDYLGIGLQIAVSFALFVLLGYWADEQLGSSPFLLLLGVLLGMAGMSLVLWKVLRAANRKGRHPR
- a CDS encoding 1,9-bis(guanidino)-5-aza-nonane synthase is translated as MASAITKQELLSDQVKHIDIKETNVVPLIDQMADTAFQARNLARAASIVDRMQKDHECAVILTLAGSLISSGLKQVIIDMLENNMVDAIVSTGANIVDQDFFEALGFRHYKGTPFIDDAILRDMHVDRIYDTYIDEDDLRVCDETTGKIADSMPHGAYSSREFIIEMARYIEANGHDRNSIVYKAYEKGVPIFCPAFSDCSAGFGLVHHQWNNPGSHVSIDSVKDFRELTRIKIENDRTGIFMIGGGVPKNFTQDIVVAAEVLGYEDVSMHTYAVQITVADERDGALSGSTLKEASSWGKVDTVFEQMVYAEATIAMPLIAGYAYHRRSWEGKKAKNFNEMLDRQQVTA
- the nadD gene encoding nicotinate (nicotinamide) nucleotide adenylyltransferase, coding for MHLAVFGGTFDPPHNGHLAMALFARELLPADRILISVSDNPLKPACGASDRQRLDMAELLSLEINRTGMNAEVTGWELQQPRPSYTVDLLRFVRSSHPDANLTLIVGEDSYQDFPRWRDPEGIFALADVAVFRRRGEDESDEIAGDSRVRCIAFDAPVSSTMVREFSATGKSLRGLVPETVMQYILSEGLYREA
- a CDS encoding F0F1 ATP synthase subunit B — protein: MLTSGNILLAGSLLSPEPGLIFWTTITFVLVLIILKKIAWGPIISALEEREKGIQSSIDRAHGAKEESEAILRQNRELLAKADAEADRVIREGREYAEKIRAEITEKAHQESQKMISAAKEEIEQEKRRALAELRNEVADLAVRGAEKIIRGVLDADVQKKVVDSMIQDLSTNRN
- a CDS encoding HAD family hydrolase, translated to MEHATTQAFIFDMDGVLTDNMHHHAESWVQLFRDYGLEGMDAQRYLVETAGMKGHDVLRYFLDPAISAEEAEKLTELKDFLYRVMSRDLIAPMAGLLCFLDTARSHGIKLAIGTGAGPKNIAFVLRLLGLENAFSAIVCADDVPHGKPAPDIFLRAAELVGAPPSSCIVFEDALPGLEAARSAGMAAVGLTTTNSATELAGFDNVVRVIDDFTGLDPLALMRLAAGRHQSNPA
- the trpS gene encoding tryptophan--tRNA ligase; translation: MGTQRILSGMRPTGKLHLGHYTGALENWIEQQNLRAPDGSRLYETCFLIADYHSLTTSLDTSEIYGHTIDMLTDWLAAGVDPEKSPVFRQSQVKEHTELFLIFSMLITSARLERNPTLKEQVRDLQMESLTYGHLGYPVLQAADILLYKGSVVPVGEDQIPHVEITREIARKFNNHYPHPTKGEVFLEPEPKITKFSRLVGLDGKAKMSKSLGNTILLSDGPDEVQKKMRNAVTDTLKQRKNDPGRPEVCSVFSYHNRFSNPERLCSIEEDCRSGALGCVDCKRMCATAISEELAPILERRKQYEGNPGLVRSILLEGENKARVIANETMQEVRAAMQLGEQ
- the argS gene encoding arginine--tRNA ligase; its protein translation is MQSFLVAEIQNALRSASVTTGQSIIIEKPTSPKFGDYATNIAFLAAKELKRNPRQLAEELTGHFRFPEGTVTKTEVAGPGFINFFMEPAFIMQSAERVFREGAEYGKGREGQGKTAIVEYVSANPTGPLTIGRGRGGVLGDCIANLAEAQGYHVNREYYFNDAGRQMQILGESVRYRYMELCGRTIDFPDTHYKGGYIGEIAEKIHSEHGEDLLHVESIEPFRSEAESIIFSSIQKTLGRLGIVHDSFFNEHTLYTADLNGISPNQNVIDRLREKGFIGEYDGATWFLTTKLGQEKDKVLIKSSGEPSYRLPDIAYHVTKYARGFDMIINVFGADHIDEYPDVLEALKILGHDTAHVRIAINQFVTTTVNGETVKMSTRKGNADLLDDLIDDVGPDATRLFFIMRSKDSHLNFDVELAKKQSKDNPVFYLQYAHARICSLLRLAWSEIGFDAAKRPEPGVLMRLTTPEELQLAFGILDFGEASRSAFRMLEPQKMVDYMHSIAELFHRFYQECPILKAEPEIAEARLFLAVAVRQVLQNGFRILGISAPESM
- the pgeF gene encoding peptidoglycan editing factor PgeF, with protein sequence MEQEQHLRHEGNAAFITPETFGSSGGILALQSTRRGGLSPDPWRSLNLGENTRDDPQRVQNNMQVLASAAGFDASRTVGSLQVHGTEVLHARQPGRHSGYDAFITDTQDLWLCIFTADCLPVFLYDPEHRAVGAAHAGWQGTAAGIAVKTLHAMGEAFGSRPESCEAWIGTGISGKEYEVGAEVAAAFPEECSIPGDEGKRFLDLAAANRMQLLQAGVAGGQVEHAPYCSFRDEGMFFSYRRDNGRTGRMAAVIGIRPGSPHP
- a CDS encoding outer membrane protein assembly factor BamD, encoding MAVKKIPQATSFSGIRILPLLLLLSITLTLASCSSSRPKMSAEEQVSVAYRNATELYQKKEYENAAASLEPQLFASRATPLEDDVLFLLAQSYYASKQYLLSSDMYDRLLQQVPSSPYREASRYMLAKSYEQLSPAYERDQEYTRRAIEAFSEYLAEYSLNDAASTARDLDTYSELLKIDPSRASYQRGYEAAKLAMARQDSVKYASAAIPVLHDKLGAATYSIATQYVKLKKYKAAAIYFENVVRNYGDTPWMKKAQSGLVEVQVKRGKWFDARRALDSYLQSYPEDLEEMKDLREEIMRNFSNS
- the atpH gene encoding ATP synthase F1 subunit delta; amino-acid sequence: MSSVIASRRYAYALLSAADEGGFLDDVTAEMEMIGETLAGSRDLVRVLASPLINGDRKTHILEEIFRGRVGERMMRFLSLIARKKRAGILRGIASEFKVLLDEKNGVVNADVTSATELSGEQAKELVNGLAAYTGKHVRARMTLDPEMIGGVSVQIGDTILDGSIRHQLQVLRRTLSVEEA
- a CDS encoding F0F1 ATP synthase subunit A, giving the protein MKRVKVIQIKGFFRVMALLAPLLLNAYLPVQASEEHAAPVAAVVAAHAEAAVDPALEPAHAEPAGHEDEKAGDVIMHHILNSHSFSFEPFGTIHLPTLPPVFGIDISITKHVVMLWIVSAILLVLFSFVGAAYRKITPKTAPSGVANTMEALVEFIRLDVAKSNIGHGYEAHLPYLLTVFMFILLCNILGLIPYGATATGNINVTLTLAVFTFFITQAASLKAHGLKGYLTHLTAGTHWSLWIIMIPIEVIGLFTKPFALTVRLFANMTAGHIVILSLIFISFILKSYVVAAAVSVPFSIFIYLLEIFVAFLQAFIFTMLSALFIGLATAHEGGEAEAAHH
- the atpE gene encoding ATP synthase F0 subunit C, coding for MEGIGLGYLGAGLGAGLAVIGAGLGIGNIAASAAEGTARQPEATSDIRTTMIIAAALIEGVALFGEVICVLLALK